One genomic segment of Paenibacillus sp. FSL H8-0332 includes these proteins:
- a CDS encoding amino acid adenylation domain-containing protein: MAEQVTFSSLSPEHKQWFRRQMRERGIPVLQIPLDKQPRDGNGLPLSYSQERLWLMEQLGGTASSYHLHQAIRITGAVKKDHLEASLRLLAAAHESFRTSFTAAEGKPQQHIAADSAIPLLQVKVTGATEAERLHQVEQAAQPLLTQPFDLGRPPLLRAGLYELAEDDHMLVFVIHHIVADGWSLRLLTEEWVQLYNVLCKGLNPPHNHRASDYADYACWQREWMQAEMLTEGLHYWKEQLEGADPFYTIPSSCPRPRLLTSGGDSCMLRIEAEELEALRVLARSAGASLFMTVLAAFNVLLYRYTGRGDVVVGTPTAGRCREETEEMLGCFVNNVVLRTDIREAGSFTEVLQLTMQTVLGALKAQDIPFEHVLDALNPPRDMAYSPLFQLFFIFQQGGKALDQLDGAVCTPQKWTQPSAKFDITLEVIEHLHHLDIMLEYNTDLYDKRIAEGLLANYVWMLGHLPAKAQQTLPQLPLISPVEAAELHKAGTGPGVVYPEQATLYSLVERQAAASPSAIAMVCGPRSYTYAELYVAAERLAAYLQDSLGAGPGHRIGICARSSFELAAGILGILISGGAYVPLDPAFPEQRLQYIAGHAGLDCILVDHPAEAVRFGNHRCCDISPGSPCWQTNHALPDFKASERPQLAYMIYTSGSTGQPKGVAVTHRNAVHFLYAMQDLLQLNSEDSLLSVTTCSFDIFLLELFLPLSAGATVVFPQEGSSSDPGQLMENMNRYKPTIMQATPVLWRLLLAEGWQGSPHMTVLCGGEELKPELAAQLLHRGKAVWNLYGPTETAVWSLAHKLTPDDLLHKVPIGRPVGRTTCRVLDEALALVPFGAEGTLYIGGDGVTDGYHRQPELTAQKFIKNPLDKAGGRLFNTGDRVRLLPGGAMVYLGRNDQQLKLRGFRIEPSEIEQQLNLQPEIAASAVVACDDGQGEPLLAAYWVPSASAAGNEATADEADWKEILRKVLPSYMIPARFVKLAELPLTPNRKVDRQFLSRLPLDKAVLTRSYTAPRSTTESRLAEIWGEVLNRTGVGIHDHFFDLGGNSLLAVKLLTEIRSRMQVELTLRELLIASTVANMATELDDAAASPLSETGSSARVGLPEFIVSPEEAFETFPLTEVQMAYWSGRRTDSAATHVYQEMEFAGLDIERFEQCFQTLIKRHPMLRARVMPDGMQQILEEVPPYPVRMTDVSGCSESERVSRLDDIRQVMSQTIHTGSWPMFTIEATRLPEGLTRLHISFDLMIADALSFRIILDELAALYAGTDPLPPLEATFRDYVLSLQSVTSADRYRMAQSYWQERLPRLPAGPQLPVAASQGLKRQAFKRWKAVLPASLWSRLSAAARRRGLTSSALLLACYAEVLALYAKQPHFLLNLTLFNRLPLHPQLEQLVGDFTTISLLEVDYRDPLPFGSRAELLQERLWSDLDHRLYSGIRVTEQLMAYSILSEPVPVVFTSLLDLSDKEQTTAGFDEIFQRRNEPDTEARSLSETPQVWLDHQVAERDGELHYNWDAALSKFPPGVLDEMFDIYGSLLRRLAAEEEAWELPLPLADSGSAGFAHRLRLADIDTRHQHLQETQDIALHHGFQRMARTQPNAPALIAGGTTFSYGELNRRANAIAHQLVAYGIQPETLVAVVMEKGWEQVAAVLGILKAGAAYLPVDAGLPAFRIGELLELGQVQVVLVQSSVPVWDWATTSIHTIEVNGNTGNEETPEYGGNADGIGAQLAYVIFTSGSTGTPKGVMISHIAAVNTLSDINRSYGLNPQDVVLGLSSLSFDLSVFDIFGCLAAGGTLVLPDPQRLRDPAHWLELMQKHRVTVWNSVPAFMNMLLMYAASEVRLNSLRLCLLSGDWIPSTLPGAIQRLSAQAEVIALGGATEAAVWSIQFPVHTVDPAWTNIPYGLSMSGQRVYVLNARMEECPVSVPGELYIGGLGVASGYWRDELRSAERFILSPITGERLYRTGDWGRYGSDGVIEFLGRDDLQVKISGYRIELSEIESTLKACPGVQEAVVLAEGEEDARRLRAFVILGSESLSLPDLATLRSHLRSRLPGYMVPYSISILEQFPLTPNGKTDRKALLAILPETIELAAVPAQSSLEEGIISIWKELLNRPHISRDEHFFDLGGNSLKLVQMQLKLQSMLNREIPIIELFRHSSVAAMVEFFGSASVDKSPAGMEQKAVDRADRRFQARQTRRR, from the coding sequence ATGGCCGAACAAGTAACCTTCTCCTCATTGTCGCCTGAGCACAAACAATGGTTCCGGCGGCAAATGCGGGAACGGGGTATTCCCGTGCTGCAGATTCCTTTGGACAAACAACCACGCGACGGCAATGGATTACCGTTGTCCTACAGCCAGGAGCGTTTATGGCTGATGGAACAGCTCGGCGGCACCGCCTCCAGTTATCATCTGCATCAGGCCATCCGAATTACCGGTGCGGTGAAGAAGGATCATTTGGAAGCCAGCCTGCGCTTGCTGGCGGCTGCGCACGAGAGCTTCCGGACCTCATTCACCGCTGCAGAAGGGAAACCGCAGCAGCACATCGCCGCCGACAGCGCCATTCCGCTGCTGCAGGTCAAGGTTACAGGGGCAACGGAAGCGGAGCGGCTGCACCAGGTCGAACAAGCGGCCCAGCCGCTGCTTACGCAGCCGTTTGATCTCGGCAGGCCGCCCTTGCTGCGCGCCGGATTATACGAGCTGGCAGAAGACGACCACATGCTGGTGTTCGTCATTCATCATATTGTTGCCGATGGCTGGTCGCTAAGATTGCTTACAGAAGAATGGGTGCAGCTCTATAACGTATTATGCAAAGGCCTGAACCCACCGCATAATCATCGTGCATCCGACTATGCCGATTATGCCTGCTGGCAGAGAGAATGGATGCAGGCAGAGATGCTGACAGAAGGTTTGCATTACTGGAAAGAGCAGCTGGAGGGCGCAGATCCTTTCTATACAATTCCTTCATCCTGCCCGCGCCCGCGCTTGCTGACCTCGGGCGGAGACAGCTGCATGCTGCGGATCGAAGCGGAGGAGCTTGAAGCGCTCAGAGTTCTCGCAAGATCGGCTGGCGCCTCGCTCTTCATGACTGTCCTGGCTGCCTTTAACGTGCTGCTGTACCGATATACCGGCAGGGGTGACGTTGTGGTCGGCACTCCGACAGCGGGAAGATGCCGTGAAGAAACCGAAGAGATGCTGGGCTGCTTCGTGAACAATGTGGTGTTAAGAACGGATATCCGCGAAGCAGGCAGCTTCACAGAGGTTCTGCAACTGACCATGCAGACCGTGCTTGGAGCCCTGAAAGCTCAGGACATCCCGTTCGAGCATGTACTGGATGCATTGAATCCGCCCCGGGACATGGCTTATTCACCTTTATTCCAGCTCTTTTTTATCTTCCAGCAAGGCGGCAAGGCATTAGATCAACTGGACGGTGCTGTCTGCACGCCGCAGAAGTGGACTCAGCCGTCTGCCAAATTCGATATCACACTGGAAGTTATTGAGCATCTCCACCATTTGGATATCATGCTGGAATACAACACTGATCTCTATGACAAAAGAATAGCCGAAGGACTGCTCGCCAACTATGTCTGGATGCTTGGTCATTTGCCGGCGAAAGCGCAGCAGACGCTCCCGCAGCTTCCTTTGATTTCCCCGGTTGAAGCTGCGGAGCTGCATAAGGCAGGCACCGGCCCGGGGGTTGTTTACCCGGAGCAAGCGACACTGTATTCACTGGTAGAGCGGCAAGCCGCTGCCAGTCCGTCCGCCATTGCTATGGTATGCGGCCCCCGTTCCTATACTTATGCCGAATTGTATGTCGCGGCAGAGCGGTTAGCAGCCTATTTGCAGGACTCCCTCGGTGCAGGGCCGGGGCACCGCATTGGGATCTGTGCCCGTTCTTCGTTCGAGCTGGCAGCAGGCATCCTGGGCATTCTGATCAGCGGCGGCGCTTATGTTCCGCTCGACCCGGCCTTTCCAGAGCAGCGGCTGCAATACATTGCGGGCCACGCCGGGCTGGACTGCATTCTGGTAGATCATCCTGCGGAAGCCGTGCGGTTCGGCAACCATCGTTGCTGTGACATCAGCCCAGGCAGCCCGTGTTGGCAGACTAATCATGCTCTGCCTGACTTCAAGGCATCTGAACGACCGCAGCTCGCTTATATGATTTATACCTCCGGGAGTACAGGCCAGCCCAAAGGGGTAGCCGTGACTCACCGGAATGCGGTCCATTTCCTATATGCCATGCAGGACCTGCTGCAGCTGAATTCAGAGGATTCTTTGTTGTCTGTCACGACATGCTCATTTGATATTTTCTTGCTTGAGCTGTTCTTGCCATTATCCGCAGGGGCCACGGTGGTCTTTCCACAGGAGGGAAGCAGCAGCGATCCGGGACAGCTTATGGAGAATATGAATCGTTATAAGCCGACCATTATGCAGGCAACACCGGTATTGTGGCGGCTGCTGCTGGCGGAGGGCTGGCAGGGTTCACCGCATATGACCGTACTCTGCGGTGGTGAGGAACTGAAGCCGGAGCTTGCTGCACAATTGTTGCACCGGGGTAAAGCGGTATGGAATCTGTATGGTCCCACCGAAACGGCGGTATGGTCTCTGGCCCACAAACTTACGCCGGACGACCTCCTGCACAAAGTCCCGATTGGCAGACCGGTCGGACGTACAACCTGCCGGGTCCTGGATGAAGCACTGGCACTTGTGCCGTTCGGAGCCGAGGGCACACTGTACATCGGAGGTGACGGCGTAACGGACGGCTATCACCGTCAGCCGGAGCTGACCGCGCAGAAGTTCATCAAGAATCCGCTGGATAAGGCGGGAGGGCGGTTATTTAACACAGGGGACCGGGTCCGGCTGCTGCCTGGAGGAGCAATGGTCTATCTCGGCCGTAATGACCAGCAGCTCAAGCTGCGGGGCTTCCGCATCGAGCCTTCTGAGATTGAACAGCAGTTGAACCTTCAGCCGGAGATTGCGGCAAGCGCCGTGGTCGCTTGCGACGACGGACAGGGAGAACCCCTGCTGGCAGCGTATTGGGTGCCGTCCGCTTCAGCCGCCGGCAACGAAGCCACTGCTGATGAAGCAGACTGGAAGGAGATTCTGCGTAAGGTGCTTCCCAGTTATATGATCCCGGCACGTTTTGTTAAGCTTGCTGAGCTGCCTTTAACACCGAACCGCAAGGTAGACCGGCAATTCCTTTCACGCCTGCCACTGGATAAGGCGGTGTTAACCCGCAGCTACACAGCGCCGCGAAGCACAACTGAGAGCCGGCTCGCCGAGATATGGGGTGAGGTGCTGAACCGGACCGGCGTTGGAATTCACGATCATTTTTTTGATTTGGGTGGTAATTCACTGTTGGCTGTCAAGCTGCTGACTGAAATCCGCTCCAGGATGCAGGTGGAGCTGACGCTCCGGGAGCTGCTTATCGCCTCCACCGTTGCCAACATGGCAACAGAACTGGATGACGCTGCGGCATCACCTTTGTCAGAGACGGGAAGCTCAGCCAGAGTGGGCTTACCCGAATTTATAGTATCTCCGGAAGAAGCCTTTGAGACTTTTCCTTTGACCGAGGTGCAGATGGCCTACTGGAGCGGAAGACGGACAGACAGCGCCGCTACTCATGTCTATCAGGAGATGGAGTTTGCAGGGCTTGATATTGAACGTTTCGAACAGTGCTTCCAGACACTTATTAAGCGGCACCCTATGCTGAGGGCAAGGGTTATGCCGGATGGCATGCAGCAGATTCTGGAAGAGGTTCCGCCTTATCCGGTGAGAATGACAGACGTAAGCGGCTGCTCCGAATCGGAGCGCGTCTCACGGCTGGACGACATTCGTCAAGTGATGTCGCAGACGATTCATACCGGCAGTTGGCCCATGTTCACCATTGAAGCCACCCGGCTGCCCGAAGGACTGACCCGGCTGCATATCAGCTTTGACCTTATGATCGCGGATGCGCTGAGTTTTCGGATTATCCTGGATGAACTGGCTGCGCTGTATGCCGGAACAGACCCATTGCCGCCCCTGGAAGCAACTTTCCGTGATTATGTGCTGTCCTTGCAGTCCGTAACCTCCGCAGACCGTTATAGAATGGCGCAGAGCTATTGGCAAGAGCGGCTCCCCCGCCTCCCGGCCGGTCCGCAGTTGCCTGTTGCGGCTTCTCAAGGCCTCAAGCGGCAGGCATTCAAGCGCTGGAAGGCCGTTCTGCCGGCCAGTCTCTGGTCGAGGCTGTCAGCGGCGGCACGCAGACGGGGGTTAACTTCCTCCGCCTTGCTGCTCGCCTGTTATGCGGAAGTACTTGCGCTGTATGCCAAGCAGCCGCATTTCTTGTTGAACCTAACGCTGTTTAACCGTCTTCCGCTGCATCCGCAGCTGGAGCAACTGGTTGGCGATTTCACCACCATCAGTCTGCTGGAGGTCGATTACCGTGACCCTCTTCCTTTTGGCAGCAGGGCTGAACTGCTCCAGGAGCGTCTGTGGTCCGATCTCGATCACCGCCTTTACAGTGGCATCCGTGTGACAGAACAGCTTATGGCCTACAGCATTCTGAGTGAGCCGGTTCCGGTGGTGTTCACAAGCCTGCTGGACTTGTCTGACAAGGAGCAGACGACTGCCGGATTCGATGAGATCTTCCAGCGGAGGAATGAACCGGATACAGAAGCACGCAGTCTGTCGGAGACACCTCAGGTATGGCTGGATCACCAGGTAGCTGAGCGGGACGGCGAGCTTCACTACAATTGGGACGCGGCCCTGAGCAAGTTCCCGCCGGGAGTGCTGGATGAGATGTTTGACATCTATGGCAGCTTGCTGCGCCGTTTGGCAGCAGAAGAAGAGGCTTGGGAGCTGCCCCTGCCGCTGGCCGATTCAGGTTCAGCCGGATTCGCACACCGTCTTAGACTGGCGGATATTGATACACGGCACCAACACCTACAGGAGACGCAGGACATTGCCCTGCATCATGGCTTTCAGCGGATGGCCCGCACTCAGCCCAATGCTCCGGCCCTGATCGCGGGTGGAACTACTTTCTCTTACGGAGAGTTGAACCGCAGAGCCAATGCTATAGCGCATCAGCTGGTGGCGTATGGCATACAACCGGAGACATTGGTTGCCGTAGTGATGGAAAAAGGCTGGGAGCAGGTGGCCGCGGTTCTAGGGATCTTAAAGGCAGGAGCTGCCTACCTGCCGGTAGACGCAGGTCTGCCCGCCTTCCGCATTGGAGAGCTGCTGGAGCTCGGACAGGTTCAAGTGGTACTGGTCCAGTCCTCTGTCCCTGTATGGGATTGGGCGACTACCTCTATTCACACCATAGAGGTCAACGGAAATACTGGAAACGAAGAGACACCGGAATATGGAGGCAATGCGGACGGAATAGGCGCGCAACTGGCCTACGTTATATTCACTTCCGGCAGTACAGGAACGCCCAAAGGGGTGATGATCAGTCATATAGCCGCAGTTAATACGTTGTCTGACATTAACCGCAGCTATGGGCTGAACCCGCAGGATGTCGTGCTGGGCCTTTCTTCGCTAAGCTTCGATCTGTCCGTATTCGACATCTTCGGCTGCCTGGCGGCAGGAGGCACACTGGTGCTGCCGGACCCGCAGCGGCTGCGTGATCCGGCACACTGGCTGGAGCTGATGCAGAAGCACCGGGTTACGGTCTGGAACAGCGTTCCCGCCTTCATGAATATGCTATTGATGTATGCCGCATCTGAAGTACGGCTGAATTCCCTCAGACTGTGCCTGCTAAGCGGAGACTGGATTCCTTCTACTCTTCCGGGAGCTATTCAACGCCTGAGTGCTCAGGCTGAGGTCATTGCGCTTGGCGGGGCAACCGAAGCTGCGGTCTGGTCGATTCAATTCCCGGTTCATACTGTCGATCCGGCTTGGACCAACATTCCCTATGGTCTATCCATGTCCGGCCAGCGAGTATATGTGCTGAATGCACGGATGGAAGAATGTCCAGTATCGGTGCCGGGAGAGTTATATATTGGCGGTCTGGGCGTTGCCAGCGGCTACTGGCGGGATGAGCTCCGCTCTGCAGAACGTTTTATCCTGTCGCCTATCACCGGAGAACGCCTCTACCGGACGGGGGATTGGGGCCGCTATGGCTCAGACGGAGTCATTGAATTCCTTGGACGCGACGACCTCCAGGTCAAAATCAGCGGCTACCGTATTGAATTAAGCGAAATCGAAAGTACCCTGAAGGCCTGTCCCGGCGTTCAAGAGGCTGTTGTGCTTGCTGAAGGTGAGGAGGACGCGAGACGTCTGCGCGCTTTTGTAATTCTCGGTTCGGAAAGCCTGTCCTTGCCGGACTTGGCAACACTGCGTTCCCATCTGCGTTCCCGGCTTCCGGGCTACATGGTTCCTTACAGCATCAGCATTCTCGAACAATTCCCTTTGACTCCCAACGGCAAAACGGACCGCAAAGCACTGCTGGCCATTCTGCCTGAGACGATTGAACTTGCAGCGGTACCGGCACAATCCTCATTGGAAGAAGGAATTATCTCCATATGGAAGGAGCTCCTGAACCGTCCGCATATCAGCAGGGATGAGCATTTTTTCGACCTTGGCGGCAATTCGCTCAAGCTGGTTCAGATGCAATTGAAGCTGCAGAGTATGCTTAACCGCGAGATTCCTATTATCGAGCTGTTCAGGCATAGCTCTGTCGCAGCGATGGTTGAATTTTTCGGAAGTGCTTCAGTGGACAAGTCCCCGGCAGGGATGGAGCAAAAAGCGGTGGACCGCGCAGACAGACGGTTTCAAGCCCGGCAGACACGCCGCAGATGA